In Solobacterium moorei, a single genomic region encodes these proteins:
- the glgB gene encoding 1,4-alpha-glucan branching protein GlgB produces the protein MNLERIIEEFHQGHSLNAYEVFGAHFVDGGVRFTVYAPHAENVWVVGSFTNWDENQILMERMNFQGVWTITVPSLNEWEVYKYKIQTRTGSILYKADPFAFYSETRPNTASKLVDLSKLSWTDEKWLNNRSLNFDKPMNIYELYVGGWKRNGEHPYSYDMLADELIPYIKENGYTHIELMPLSEYPFDGSWGYQVSGYYSLTSRYGNPQEFNRFVNRCHAAGIGVIIDMVPVHFVKDDFGLRYFDGEALYEYPNEYDANSEWGTLNFNLWNEEVRSFLMSSAAFWVNMYHMDGIRIDAVSNLIYWAGNRDRGTNDGAIYFVKRLNYYMHKEFPTVMMIAEDSSDFPNVTAPTEKDGLGFDYKWDLGWMNDTLKYYGTDPIYRYYDHHKLTFSMAYFYSEKFLMPFSHDENVHGKHTVIDRMWGDYDAKFAQAKNLYAYMYAHPGKKLNFMGNELGSFREFDETREIDWELLQYPKHYSFNLFIKKLNELYLSHACLYEADYSYDGFKWIDADNNVQSVYSFYRSSKDEYLVCVLNLSNTTYESFELEMPQSGYYKEILNSDNQIYGGNGMVHPRAIRTSKKTGKNLLKMNLAPFTAIWFVAKKNRGKK, from the coding sequence ATGAATTTAGAACGTATCATTGAAGAGTTTCATCAGGGTCATTCCTTGAATGCATATGAGGTGTTTGGCGCCCACTTTGTGGACGGGGGAGTTCGATTCACAGTGTATGCGCCCCATGCGGAAAATGTATGGGTTGTTGGATCATTTACAAACTGGGATGAAAATCAAATCTTAATGGAAAGAATGAACTTCCAGGGTGTATGGACAATCACAGTTCCATCTTTGAATGAGTGGGAAGTTTATAAGTATAAGATTCAAACTAGAACAGGAAGTATTCTATATAAAGCAGATCCGTTTGCTTTCTATAGTGAGACAAGACCAAATACTGCGAGTAAGCTTGTTGATTTAAGCAAGTTATCTTGGACGGATGAGAAGTGGCTAAATAATCGTAGTTTAAACTTTGATAAGCCAATGAATATCTATGAGCTATATGTTGGTGGATGGAAGCGTAATGGTGAGCATCCATATTCGTATGACATGCTCGCGGATGAACTGATTCCATATATCAAGGAGAATGGTTATACACATATTGAGCTAATGCCTCTCAGTGAGTATCCATTCGATGGATCTTGGGGATATCAAGTCAGTGGTTACTATTCCTTAACAAGTCGTTATGGAAATCCACAGGAGTTTAACCGCTTTGTGAACCGTTGCCATGCGGCAGGAATTGGTGTCATTATTGACATGGTGCCTGTTCACTTCGTGAAGGATGACTTTGGGTTACGTTACTTTGATGGAGAAGCGTTATATGAATATCCAAATGAATATGACGCAAACTCTGAATGGGGTACGCTGAACTTTAACTTATGGAATGAAGAAGTACGTTCCTTCTTGATGTCATCTGCAGCGTTCTGGGTGAATATGTATCATATGGATGGTATCCGTATCGATGCGGTTTCTAACCTCATTTATTGGGCTGGCAATCGTGATAGAGGTACAAATGACGGTGCTATCTACTTTGTAAAGCGTTTGAACTATTACATGCATAAGGAATTTCCAACTGTCATGATGATTGCAGAGGATAGCTCCGATTTCCCTAATGTAACAGCACCTACGGAAAAGGATGGTCTGGGCTTTGACTATAAGTGGGATCTTGGTTGGATGAATGACACATTAAAGTATTATGGAACGGATCCTATCTATCGTTATTATGATCATCACAAGTTGACTTTCTCAATGGCTTACTTCTATAGTGAAAAGTTCTTAATGCCATTTAGCCATGATGAAAATGTACATGGTAAGCATACTGTCATCGACCGTATGTGGGGGGACTATGATGCAAAGTTTGCACAAGCGAAGAACTTATATGCATACATGTATGCTCATCCTGGCAAGAAGTTAAATTTTATGGGAAATGAACTTGGTTCTTTCCGTGAGTTTGATGAAACTCGTGAAATTGATTGGGAATTACTCCAGTATCCTAAGCACTATTCCTTCAATTTATTTATTAAAAAGTTAAATGAGTTATATCTATCACATGCATGCTTGTATGAAGCGGATTATAGCTATGATGGCTTCAAGTGGATTGATGCGGATAATAATGTACAGAGTGTATATTCCTTCTACCGTAGTAGTAAGGATGAATACCTTGTATGTGTATTGAACTTAAGTAATACAACATATGAAAGCTTTGAGTTAGAGATGCCACAAAGTGGATATTATAAGGAAATCTTGAACTCAGATAATCAAATTTATGGTGGTAATGGAATGGTCCATCCAAGAGCGATCCGAACTTCTAAGAAGACTGGAAAGAATCTCTTGAAGATGAATCTTGCGCCATTTACGGCCATTTGGTTTGTAGCGAAGAAAAACAGAGGTAAGAAATAA